In Mucilaginibacter celer, one DNA window encodes the following:
- a CDS encoding DUF1345 domain-containing protein produces the protein MPSKTKTNKKVFFSLDAHYRLLISLGAAAVTLFFSWAHFSAPTVALTTWLAFGLSVIIMDWIIILTANPAEIRRIASIEDSSRTLIFLFVIVSSLMSLLAIVFLLLSTKNQSDAVVTARVLLAMASVIVSWWLVHTIFTLRYAHMYYTTDPDNDSKTKPLGGLDFPGDMEEPDYLDFVYFSFVIGMTFQVSDVEISSRSIRRLAWMHGLISFAFNTAIVALSINVISGMISK, from the coding sequence ATGCCTTCCAAAACAAAAACAAACAAAAAAGTATTTTTCAGTCTCGATGCCCATTACCGCCTGCTTATTTCGTTAGGGGCGGCAGCAGTAACGCTGTTTTTTAGTTGGGCGCATTTTTCGGCTCCAACAGTTGCACTTACAACCTGGCTGGCATTTGGCTTATCCGTTATCATCATGGATTGGATAATTATCCTTACCGCGAATCCTGCCGAGATCCGCAGAATAGCAAGTATCGAGGATTCGAGCCGCACACTGATATTTTTGTTTGTGATAGTATCATCATTAATGAGCTTATTGGCTATAGTGTTTTTGCTGTTATCAACCAAAAACCAGTCGGATGCTGTGGTAACTGCCCGGGTTTTGCTGGCCATGGCTTCGGTAATCGTATCATGGTGGCTGGTACATACCATTTTTACGTTAAGGTATGCCCACATGTATTACACTACCGATCCGGATAACGACAGCAAAACCAAACCCTTGGGTGGGCTTGATTTTCCGGGAGATATGGAAGAACCCGATTACCTCGATTTTGTATATTTCTCCTTCGTTATCGGCATGACCTTCCAGGTATCTGATGTCGAAATCTCTTCACGCTCCATCCGTCGCCTGGCCTGGATGCATGGGTTGATCTCTTTCGCTTTTAATACAGCTATTGTGGCTTTGAGTATTAATGTGATATCCGGGATGATATCAAAGTGA
- a CDS encoding LutC/YkgG family protein — MSRDKILAAVKFNQPAAMPLPDMDVLNNLTDVRTDLVIKYKTVATAGGTFVHEVSGFDEIKTILKNDFKPGVKIISALDELSDYIYTDTVKFEDGHNFADVELTILRTKLGVAENGALWLTEKQMGSRVLPFIAQHLAVVIGKDNFVPTMAQAYQAIGDADYGYGSFISGPSKTADIEQSLVIGAHGPRSLSVFILS; from the coding sequence ATGAGCAGGGATAAAATATTAGCCGCTGTAAAATTTAATCAGCCTGCTGCCATGCCACTTCCGGATATGGATGTGCTGAATAATTTAACCGATGTAAGAACCGATCTGGTAATCAAATATAAAACGGTTGCCACAGCGGGCGGCACTTTTGTGCATGAAGTAAGTGGTTTTGATGAAATAAAGACAATCCTTAAAAACGATTTTAAACCCGGAGTAAAGATCATCTCGGCCCTTGATGAGTTGAGCGATTACATTTACACAGATACCGTAAAGTTTGAAGACGGCCATAACTTTGCCGATGTGGAGCTCACCATACTCCGCACCAAACTTGGAGTTGCCGAAAACGGCGCGCTCTGGCTTACCGAAAAGCAAATGGGCAGTCGGGTTTTGCCTTTTATTGCCCAGCACCTGGCGGTAGTGATTGGTAAAGATAATTTTGTGCCCACCATGGCGCAGGCCTACCAGGCAATTGGCGATGCCGATTATGGTTATGGATCGTTCATCTCCGGGCCGTCAAAAACGGCGGATATTGAGCAATCGCTGGTTATTGGCGCGCATGGACCGAGAAGTTTGTCGGTGTTTATATTATCTTAA
- the argH gene encoding argininosuccinate lyase translates to MSKLWQKTTNVNQLVENFTVGRDREFDEQMAAFDVLGSLAHTRMLQSVGLMDDADLELVQRELKNIYADIAKGGFKIDDHVEDVHSQVELLLTQRIGDAGKKIHSGRSRNDQVLVDLKLFFRSQLQELVESTETLFRLLIELSDKHKDVLLPGYTHLQVAMPSSFGLWFGAYAESLVDDLELVLAAYRITNKNPLGSAAGYGSSFPLNRTLTTQLLGFDNLNYNVVYAQMGRGKTERIIAQAISTVAATLAKMAMDQTLYLSQNFSFVSYPDALTTGSSIMPHKKNPDVWEIMRGKCNRLQALPTDVAMMTTNLPSGYHRELQLLKELLFPAFADLKHCLQMATFMLQNITVKTDILDDAKYAYLFSVEEVNRLTLSGTPFRDAYKQVGLAIEAGNFNPDKTVNHTHEGSIGNLGNEQITEAFDKLIGNFDFGKVEQAVKGLVE, encoded by the coding sequence ATGAGCAAGTTATGGCAAAAAACTACCAATGTTAACCAACTGGTTGAGAATTTTACTGTTGGCCGCGACCGTGAATTTGATGAGCAAATGGCCGCTTTTGATGTTTTAGGATCATTAGCACACACCCGTATGCTGCAAAGCGTAGGCCTGATGGACGATGCCGACCTCGAACTTGTTCAGCGCGAACTGAAAAATATTTATGCCGATATTGCCAAAGGTGGTTTCAAAATAGATGATCATGTAGAAGATGTTCACTCGCAGGTTGAACTGCTGCTTACCCAACGCATTGGCGATGCCGGCAAAAAAATCCATAGCGGCCGTTCCCGTAACGACCAGGTTTTGGTTGACTTGAAACTGTTTTTCCGCAGCCAGTTACAGGAATTGGTTGAAAGTACCGAAACGCTTTTTCGCTTGTTGATTGAACTAAGTGATAAACATAAAGATGTATTACTGCCAGGTTATACCCATTTGCAGGTAGCCATGCCCTCATCATTCGGCCTATGGTTTGGTGCCTATGCCGAAAGTTTGGTTGATGACCTGGAGCTGGTTTTAGCTGCTTACCGCATCACCAATAAAAACCCCTTGGGTTCGGCAGCAGGTTATGGCTCATCGTTTCCGCTTAACCGTACTTTAACTACGCAGCTTTTAGGTTTCGATAACCTAAATTATAACGTGGTTTACGCCCAGATGGGCCGTGGTAAAACGGAGCGTATTATAGCGCAGGCTATCTCCACAGTAGCAGCTACCCTGGCGAAAATGGCTATGGATCAAACCCTGTACCTGAGCCAGAACTTCTCGTTTGTAAGCTACCCTGATGCGCTAACAACAGGCAGCAGCATCATGCCGCATAAAAAAAACCCCGACGTTTGGGAAATTATGCGGGGCAAATGCAACCGCTTACAAGCCCTGCCAACTGATGTAGCCATGATGACCACCAACCTGCCATCTGGCTATCACCGCGAGCTTCAACTTTTAAAAGAACTGCTGTTCCCTGCCTTTGCCGATTTGAAACACTGCCTGCAAATGGCAACCTTCATGCTGCAAAACATCACTGTAAAAACCGATATTTTGGATGATGCTAAATACGCTTATTTATTCAGCGTTGAGGAAGTGAACCGTTTAACCCTAAGCGGTACGCCATTCCGCGATGCTTATAAGCAGGTAGGGTTAGCTATTGAAGCAGGAAACTTTAATCCTGATAAAACGGTGAACCATACTCACGAAGGAAGTATCGGTAACCTCGGTAACGAGCAGATTACCGAAGCGTTTGATAAGCTGATAGGTAATTTTGATTTTGGAAAAGTAGAGCAGGCTGTAAAAGGTTTGGTTGAATAA
- a CDS encoding lactate utilization protein B, whose amino-acid sequence MSTATDKHHPQLAADFNRDEPRVNWHDETLWWVRAKRDIAANNLPEWELLRETASQIKFNVLSNLSTYLEQFEANATKNGIIVHWAQDAAEHNQIIYNLLEQRGISKMVKSKSMLTEECHLNEYLKEQGIDVIDSDLGERIVQLANEPPSHIVLPCIHKKKEEIGDIFHQHLGSAKGESDPKILTETARQHLREVFLTRRAALTGVNFAVAETGEFVICTNEGNADMGAHLAEIHIASMGIEKIIPERKHLGVFLRLLTRSATGQPITTYSSHFSKPQNGGEIHIVIVDNGRSVQLGREEFRNSLKCIRCGACMNTCPVYRKSGGHSYHTAVAGPIGSILAPNLDMKKYADLPFASTLCGSCSNVCPVKIDIHDQLYKWRQVIVKAGYTPTAKSMAMKAMAITLASPTLYRMGGKTGRLVFKYAPFAVSNKFNPWYNQREMPRAPKESFGEWYAKRKGAKN is encoded by the coding sequence ATGAGTACCGCTACCGATAAACATCACCCGCAATTAGCCGCCGACTTTAACCGCGACGAACCACGTGTAAACTGGCACGACGAAACCCTGTGGTGGGTACGCGCCAAACGCGATATTGCAGCAAACAACCTGCCCGAATGGGAACTGCTGCGCGAAACCGCATCGCAAATAAAATTCAATGTGCTCTCCAACCTGAGCACTTATTTAGAACAGTTTGAGGCCAACGCAACCAAAAACGGCATTATAGTGCATTGGGCTCAGGATGCCGCCGAACATAACCAGATCATCTATAACCTGCTCGAACAACGCGGCATCAGCAAAATGGTGAAAAGCAAATCGATGCTTACCGAAGAGTGCCACCTGAACGAATACCTGAAAGAGCAGGGCATTGATGTAATTGACTCAGATTTGGGCGAACGCATTGTACAACTGGCCAACGAACCGCCAAGCCACATTGTACTGCCCTGCATCCACAAAAAGAAAGAAGAGATAGGTGATATATTCCACCAGCATTTAGGCTCGGCTAAAGGTGAATCGGATCCGAAGATCTTGACCGAAACTGCCCGCCAGCATTTGCGCGAGGTATTTTTAACCCGCCGCGCGGCACTTACCGGTGTTAACTTTGCCGTAGCCGAAACCGGCGAGTTTGTAATTTGCACCAACGAGGGCAATGCCGATATGGGTGCGCACCTGGCCGAAATTCACATCGCATCGATGGGGATAGAGAAAATCATCCCGGAGCGGAAGCATTTGGGCGTATTTTTGCGTTTGCTTACACGTAGCGCCACCGGGCAGCCTATTACCACCTATTCCAGCCACTTCAGTAAACCGCAAAACGGCGGCGAAATTCATATTGTTATTGTTGATAACGGGCGCAGCGTACAGTTGGGACGTGAAGAGTTTCGTAATTCGCTGAAATGTATCCGTTGCGGGGCCTGTATGAATACCTGCCCGGTTTACCGCAAAAGCGGCGGGCACAGCTACCATACCGCTGTAGCCGGACCTATAGGTTCCATCCTGGCTCCTAACCTCGATATGAAAAAATATGCTGATCTGCCTTTTGCATCAACGCTTTGCGGATCGTGCAGTAATGTTTGCCCGGTTAAGATTGATATTCATGATCAGTTGTATAAATGGCGGCAGGTTATTGTTAAGGCAGGTTATACACCAACAGCCAAAAGCATGGCTATGAAGGCAATGGCTATTACACTGGCCTCACCAACCTTATACCGTATGGGCGGCAAAACCGGCAGACTGGTATTTAAATACGCCCCCTTTGCTGTTAGTAATAAATTTAATCCGTGGTACAACCAGCGCGAGATGCCCCGGGCGCCGAAAGAGAGCTTTGGCGAATGGTATGCCAAAAGGAAAGGAGCAAAAAACTAA
- a CDS encoding amidase, with product MHRRNFLKTGSLAGLTISTLVAASCNEPSAENQAADTTATANARDDIFELSEATITDLQQKMQSKQFTSRLITELYLKRIDQIDKKGIMLNSVIELNKDALNMADAMDKEREKEKVRGPLHGIPVLIKDNINTGDNMHTTAGSLALADNFAKQDAFIVHKLREAGAVILGKTNLSEWANFRSTHSTSAWSSRGGQTKNPYILDRNPSGSSAGTGTAVAANLCAIGIGTETDGSIVSPSSVNGLVGIKPTVGLWSRSGIIPISKTQDTAGPMARTVKDAAILLGLLTGIDTADLATLTSKGKVEADYTKFLDTNGLKGKRLGVEKNALDGNPAVVALLKEAIETLKKQGAEVVEVQLYHEMKDIGKNEFNVLLYEFKDGLNQYFANANSKIKTLADVIAFNKQNEAKAMPFFKQETMELAQAKGDLNSKEYVDAVKQTNLGTRKVIDDMLTKYKLDAIIGTTNGPAVCIDLVNGDYDNGFGFSGPAAMAGYPHITVPMGSAHGLPVGLSFFSTAYHEGEIIKLAYAYEQASKKRVAPLYKPDLFS from the coding sequence ATGCACAGAAGAAATTTCCTGAAAACAGGTTCGTTAGCCGGGTTAACTATATCAACACTGGTAGCAGCATCATGCAACGAGCCATCGGCCGAAAATCAGGCTGCTGATACAACGGCAACAGCCAATGCGAGGGATGATATATTTGAGTTAAGCGAGGCTACGATAACCGATCTGCAACAAAAAATGCAGTCGAAACAGTTTACCTCACGGCTTATTACCGAACTGTATTTGAAACGCATCGACCAGATTGATAAAAAGGGGATCATGCTTAATTCAGTCATCGAGCTGAATAAAGACGCTTTGAACATGGCCGATGCCATGGATAAGGAGCGCGAAAAAGAAAAAGTTCGCGGTCCGCTGCATGGCATCCCGGTACTTATAAAAGATAATATCAATACCGGCGATAATATGCATACCACAGCCGGATCATTGGCTCTGGCCGATAACTTTGCCAAACAGGATGCTTTTATTGTACATAAACTACGCGAAGCAGGTGCCGTAATATTGGGCAAAACCAATTTAAGCGAGTGGGCAAACTTCCGTTCAACACATTCAACCAGTGCCTGGAGCAGCAGGGGAGGGCAAACCAAAAATCCTTATATTTTAGATAGAAACCCAAGTGGTTCGAGCGCGGGCACGGGTACAGCTGTTGCCGCTAATTTATGTGCAATAGGTATTGGTACCGAAACGGATGGTTCGATAGTTTCTCCGTCATCGGTAAACGGATTGGTCGGCATTAAACCTACCGTTGGTTTATGGAGCCGGTCGGGTATTATTCCTATCTCAAAAACTCAGGATACCGCGGGCCCAATGGCCCGTACGGTTAAAGATGCAGCCATATTACTTGGACTGCTTACCGGTATTGACACCGCCGACTTGGCCACATTAACAAGTAAAGGCAAGGTTGAAGCCGATTATACCAAATTTTTAGATACAAACGGATTAAAAGGCAAACGGCTTGGGGTTGAGAAAAATGCCCTGGATGGTAACCCCGCTGTTGTGGCTTTATTAAAAGAGGCTATCGAAACCCTAAAGAAACAAGGTGCCGAAGTTGTAGAAGTGCAGTTATATCATGAAATGAAAGATATCGGCAAAAATGAATTTAATGTGTTGCTGTATGAGTTTAAAGATGGCCTTAACCAATACTTTGCCAATGCCAACAGTAAAATTAAAACCCTGGCCGATGTAATTGCCTTTAACAAGCAAAACGAAGCCAAGGCCATGCCCTTTTTTAAACAGGAAACCATGGAACTGGCCCAGGCCAAAGGCGATTTGAATAGTAAAGAATACGTCGATGCTGTTAAACAAACCAATTTGGGCACGCGAAAAGTTATTGATGATATGCTAACCAAATATAAACTCGATGCGATTATTGGTACTACCAACGGGCCTGCTGTATGTATCGATTTGGTAAACGGCGATTATGACAACGGTTTCGGCTTTTCGGGGCCGGCGGCAATGGCGGGTTATCCGCACATCACGGTGCCCATGGGTTCGGCGCACGGGCTTCCGGTTGGTTTATCATTTTTCAGCACTGCTTACCACGAAGGAGAGATCATTAAATTAGCTTATGCCTATGAGCAGGCTTCCAAAAAGCGGGTAGCGCCATTATATAAGCCCGATTTGTTTAGTTAA
- a CDS encoding YwbE family protein, protein MNGQNRSDIYPGLEVDIILKKDQRTGTLTRGFVKRLLTSAAYHSRGIKVQLEDGQVGRVAWIIDEED, encoded by the coding sequence ATGAACGGACAAAACAGAAGCGATATTTACCCTGGCCTTGAGGTTGACATCATCCTAAAAAAAGATCAGCGCACAGGTACCCTAACCCGTGGCTTTGTAAAGCGCCTGCTCACCAGTGCCGCATACCACTCACGCGGAATAAAAGTGCAGCTGGAAGATGGCCAGGTTGGGCGTGTAGCCTGGATTATCGACGAAGAAGATTAA
- a CDS encoding (Fe-S)-binding protein: MRVALFVPCYVDQFYPQAAIATLELLEKLGCEVHYPKNQTCCGQPMANSGYEHLTGGCNSLFVDNFSEYDYIVCPSGSCTLHIKEHLHADGKEEQAAGIRKKVYELTEFLVDILRVKQLGASFPYKVGLHQSCHGLRGLRIAQMSELVAEPFSKPAQLLDMVSGLELVSLGRQDDCCGFGGTFCVVEEAVSAKMGKDRVADHTSHGAQYITSADLSCLMHLEGILRRQNSDVKVIHVAEILNNSL, translated from the coding sequence ATGAGAGTTGCCTTGTTTGTTCCTTGTTATGTAGATCAGTTTTATCCGCAGGCGGCTATTGCCACCCTCGAGTTGTTGGAAAAACTGGGCTGCGAGGTTCACTATCCTAAAAATCAAACCTGCTGCGGGCAACCTATGGCCAATTCGGGCTATGAGCATTTAACCGGCGGTTGTAACAGTTTATTTGTAGATAATTTTTCGGAGTACGATTATATTGTTTGCCCCTCGGGCAGTTGTACCCTGCATATTAAAGAGCATTTGCATGCCGATGGTAAGGAAGAGCAGGCTGCCGGGATCCGCAAAAAGGTTTATGAGCTAACGGAGTTTCTGGTTGATATTTTAAGAGTGAAGCAGCTTGGCGCAAGTTTTCCATACAAAGTGGGTTTACATCAAAGCTGTCATGGCCTGCGCGGTTTACGCATTGCCCAGATGAGCGAGCTGGTTGCCGAACCTTTTAGCAAACCGGCCCAACTGTTGGATATGGTAAGCGGACTTGAATTGGTAAGCCTGGGTCGCCAGGACGATTGCTGTGGTTTCGGCGGTACGTTTTGCGTGGTTGAAGAAGCAGTATCGGCCAAAATGGGTAAAGACCGCGTGGCCGATCATACATCGCACGGGGCACAATACATCACCTCGGCCGATCTTTCATGCCTTATGCACCTCGAGGGTATCCTCCGCCGCCAAAACAGCGATGTTAAAGTTATTCACGTAGCCGAAATTTTAAATAACAGCCTGTAA
- a CDS encoding START domain-containing protein, with translation MYRIFTIAILLFAARFAAANTPDEPWALSSNKDGIKVYTRHIADSKIKAIKVECTLNATPAQLVAVLMDIKTCGEWVYHTKSATVIKTVSPSDIYYYSEVNIPWPVHNRDFIAHLKVTQDAKTKVVTIDAPVVSDMMPVKDGIVRVEHSTGRWVITPVDSSHVSIVYTLHLDPGGSVPAWLINMFAAQGPTESFIGLKKQLLKPAYKDVKLSYIQD, from the coding sequence ATGTACAGAATATTTACTATCGCAATTTTATTATTCGCAGCCAGGTTTGCCGCTGCCAATACTCCTGATGAACCCTGGGCTTTAAGCAGCAACAAGGATGGCATAAAAGTTTATACCCGCCACATTGCCGATTCAAAAATTAAAGCCATAAAGGTTGAATGCACCCTTAACGCTACGCCTGCCCAACTGGTGGCCGTACTAATGGATATTAAAACCTGCGGCGAATGGGTTTATCATACCAAATCAGCCACTGTTATTAAAACTGTCTCTCCTTCGGATATTTATTATTACTCGGAAGTTAACATACCCTGGCCCGTGCATAACCGCGATTTTATAGCGCACCTTAAGGTTACCCAGGATGCTAAAACCAAGGTTGTTACCATTGATGCCCCTGTTGTATCAGACATGATGCCCGTAAAGGACGGCATTGTGCGGGTTGAACATTCAACCGGGCGATGGGTAATTACACCTGTTGACAGCAGCCACGTAAGCATAGTTTATACCCTGCACCTTGATCCGGGAGGTTCGGTACCGGCCTGGCTCATTAACATGTTTGCAGCGCAGGGGCCTACTGAAAGTTTTATTGGTTTAAAGAAGCAGTTATTGAAACCTGCTTATAAGGATGTGAAGTTATCTTATATACAAGATTAA
- a CDS encoding putative toxin-antitoxin system toxin component, PIN family, giving the protein MRVVIDTNCLLASIPSQSPHYWLYKAFRNLNFEWLISNEVLTEYNELLSSYYSTQTAEIVLDLLSVAQNVIYIEAYFKWNLITKDPDDNKFVDLAIVGNADYITTNDKHFDVLNN; this is encoded by the coding sequence ATGCGGGTAGTTATCGATACAAATTGTCTTCTTGCTTCTATCCCTTCACAAAGTCCTCATTATTGGCTATACAAAGCATTTAGAAATCTCAACTTTGAATGGCTCATAAGCAATGAAGTACTTACGGAGTACAATGAACTGCTTTCCTCATATTATTCTACCCAGACTGCCGAGATTGTGTTAGATTTATTGAGTGTCGCGCAGAATGTTATTTATATCGAAGCCTATTTTAAGTGGAATTTGATAACAAAAGACCCGGATGATAATAAATTTGTAGACCTAGCTATAGTGGGGAATGCAGATTATATCACAACAAATGATAAACATTTCGATGTTTTAAATAATTGA
- a CDS encoding alpha-L-rhamnosidase: MKHLLCKLSLCIILLFCFSTRIYAQPPTAFGLKCEYLVKPIGIDAIHPRLTWLMNDKAQGAAQTAYQLFVGTDSTAIVSGKGNMLATTKIASSNNLAIYNGQTLKPFTKYYWKVQLWGQAGKKIAPSAVSSFETGMMGMQNWKGSWISDNKGIAVNPAPYFRNTFKVDKTIRSARAYIAVAGLYELYLNGKKIGNHRLDPMYTRFDRRTLYVSYDVTSQLQNGKNAVGVLLGNGWYNHQSTAVWYFHQAPWRGRPAFCMDLRITYTDGSVETVKSGTDWKTSLSPVVFNSIYTAEHYDGRLEQTGWNTANFDDSKWKPVINRSAPSMNIVSQAMQPIRAVDTISTKSVTKLDSDVWVFDMGRNISGVSQITVKGDSGTVIRLKHAERLNKNGHVDQSNIDLHYRPTDDKDPFQTDIFILGGHGEETFSPRFNYKGFQYIEVSSSKPITIGKENIKAFFMHSDVEPIGTVKASNPVINQIWSATNNSYLSNLFGYPTDCPQREKNGWTGDAHIASETGLYNFDGITVYEKWLADHRDEQQPNGVLPSIIPTGGWGYEWGNGPDWTSTIAIIPYNIYLFYGDSKLLADSYNAIEKYVNHIDELYPTGLTTWGLGDWVPVKSVSPVELTSSVYYYADANILAKAAKILGRPADYAKYSALANKIKKAINAKYLDTTTGIYGKGLQTELSVPLYWGVTPDNMKAKVADNLAKRVAADNFHLDVGILGAKAILSALSDNGHSDVAYRIASQETYPSWGWWMVNGATTLYENWAIDAKSDISLNHIMFGEIGAWFYKGIAGIHPDPEHPGFKNVLLQPHFAPGLNEFTATHKGPFGKIVSSWQRNGDMVTYKVKVPANSTAAISFPAGKVSLNGKPVNNPSLYKVSAGSYVFEVK, encoded by the coding sequence ATGAAACACCTTTTATGTAAGCTTTCGCTTTGCATTATCCTTTTGTTTTGTTTTTCTACCCGTATCTATGCTCAACCCCCTACTGCTTTTGGGCTTAAGTGCGAATATTTGGTTAAGCCAATAGGTATCGATGCTATACACCCGCGCCTTACCTGGTTAATGAATGATAAAGCACAGGGCGCAGCCCAAACCGCTTACCAGCTTTTTGTGGGGACTGATTCTACAGCGATAGTTAGTGGTAAAGGCAATATGTTAGCTACAACCAAAATTGCTTCATCAAACAATCTGGCTATTTATAATGGCCAAACATTAAAACCTTTTACCAAATATTACTGGAAAGTTCAGCTTTGGGGCCAGGCTGGTAAAAAAATCGCGCCATCGGCCGTAAGCAGCTTTGAAACGGGCATGATGGGGATGCAAAACTGGAAAGGATCATGGATCAGCGATAACAAGGGTATTGCGGTTAACCCTGCGCCTTATTTCCGCAATACTTTTAAAGTTGATAAAACTATCCGCTCGGCAAGGGCTTATATCGCTGTTGCCGGTTTATATGAGCTTTATTTAAACGGCAAAAAAATTGGCAACCACCGCCTCGACCCAATGTATACCCGGTTCGACAGGCGGACGCTTTATGTTTCGTATGATGTTACTTCGCAGCTGCAAAACGGCAAAAACGCTGTGGGTGTGTTATTAGGTAACGGCTGGTACAACCACCAGAGTACCGCGGTTTGGTATTTTCACCAGGCCCCATGGCGTGGCAGGCCAGCTTTTTGTATGGATCTGCGGATCACTTATACCGATGGCTCGGTTGAAACCGTAAAATCGGGCACTGACTGGAAAACCTCACTAAGCCCGGTTGTTTTCAACAGTATTTATACTGCCGAACATTACGATGGTCGACTGGAGCAAACGGGCTGGAACACCGCCAATTTTGATGACAGCAAATGGAAGCCTGTAATCAACCGCTCGGCCCCTTCCATGAACATCGTATCGCAGGCCATGCAGCCTATCCGTGCGGTTGATACCATCAGCACAAAAAGTGTCACTAAACTTGACAGCGACGTTTGGGTGTTTGATATGGGACGAAATATCTCGGGTGTAAGCCAGATCACCGTTAAAGGCGATTCGGGCACGGTGATCCGCCTGAAACATGCCGAGCGATTAAATAAAAACGGCCATGTTGATCAGTCAAACATCGATCTGCACTATCGCCCTACCGATGACAAAGATCCGTTCCAAACCGATATTTTTATTTTGGGCGGCCATGGCGAAGAAACTTTTTCGCCTCGCTTTAATTACAAGGGCTTTCAATACATCGAGGTAAGCAGCAGCAAGCCGATCACCATTGGCAAAGAGAATATCAAGGCGTTTTTTATGCATAGCGATGTTGAACCCATCGGTACCGTAAAAGCATCTAACCCGGTTATTAACCAGATCTGGTCGGCTACTAACAATAGCTATCTGAGCAACCTGTTCGGCTACCCTACCGATTGCCCTCAGCGCGAAAAGAACGGCTGGACAGGCGACGCCCATATTGCCAGCGAAACCGGTTTGTACAACTTCGACGGTATTACTGTTTATGAAAAATGGCTGGCCGATCACCGCGACGAGCAGCAACCTAACGGTGTACTTCCATCCATAATCCCAACCGGTGGCTGGGGCTACGAATGGGGTAACGGACCAGATTGGACCAGCACCATCGCCATTATCCCCTACAATATTTATTTATTTTATGGCGATAGCAAGCTGCTGGCCGATAGCTACAACGCTATCGAAAAATACGTAAATCATATTGATGAGCTTTATCCAACAGGCCTAACAACCTGGGGCCTGGGCGATTGGGTACCGGTAAAATCGGTATCGCCGGTTGAACTAACCTCATCAGTTTATTACTATGCCGATGCCAATATTTTGGCTAAGGCAGCTAAAATATTAGGCAGACCGGCTGATTATGCAAAATACTCGGCGTTAGCTAATAAAATCAAAAAAGCCATCAATGCTAAATATTTAGATACAACAACCGGTATCTACGGCAAAGGCCTGCAAACCGAATTGAGTGTACCGCTTTATTGGGGCGTTACTCCCGATAATATGAAAGCCAAGGTAGCCGATAATCTTGCTAAACGCGTAGCTGCCGATAATTTCCATTTGGATGTGGGAATATTGGGTGCTAAAGCTATCTTAAGCGCATTGAGTGATAATGGGCATTCGGATGTTGCTTACCGGATAGCTTCGCAGGAAACCTACCCATCGTGGGGCTGGTGGATGGTGAACGGTGCCACCACCTTGTACGAAAACTGGGCTATTGATGCCAAATCGGATATCTCCCTTAACCACATTATGTTTGGTGAGATTGGTGCCTGGTTTTACAAAGGTATAGCAGGTATCCATCCTGATCCGGAACATCCGGGTTTTAAAAACGTGCTGTTACAACCGCACTTTGCTCCGGGTTTAAATGAATTTACCGCAACTCACAAAGGGCCGTTTGGCAAAATCGTTTCTTCATGGCAACGCAATGGCGATATGGTAACCTATAAGGTAAAAGTGCCGGCAAACTCAACGGCAGCTATCAGTTTTCCTGCAGGTAAAGTTTCGCTTAATGGCAAACCTGTTAACAATCCTTCATTGTACAAAGTAAGTGCAGGCAGTTATGTGTTCGAGGTGAAATAA